A genome region from Chitinophagales bacterium includes the following:
- a CDS encoding sigma-70 family RNA polymerase sigma factor, which yields MELNSKFSPRAKEDMELVTLAQQGNQQAFGKLMERYRESIYFMVLKMVHNRDDAEDLAQEAFSKAFNNLKNYSAEYAFSTWLFKIATNNCIDFIRKKRLQTTSLDSTAVTNEDGDSPTIAVPDHNPNPEQSIIKEQRAERIRMVIEKLSPKYRQLIELRYFEELSYEEIAEQLDIPLGTVKAQLFRAKDMLYSLLKVTQEKY from the coding sequence TTGGAACTGAATTCAAAATTTTCACCGCGTGCCAAAGAAGACATGGAATTGGTAACGCTCGCACAGCAAGGCAACCAACAGGCATTTGGCAAGCTGATGGAGCGCTATCGCGAAAGCATATATTTCATGGTGTTAAAAATGGTACACAACCGCGATGATGCCGAAGATTTAGCGCAAGAAGCATTCAGCAAGGCCTTCAATAACTTAAAAAATTACAGTGCCGAATACGCATTCAGCACATGGTTATTTAAAATTGCTACCAATAACTGTATAGATTTTATTCGCAAAAAACGATTACAAACAACATCGCTCGATTCTACTGCAGTTACAAACGAAGATGGCGATTCGCCTACTATTGCCGTGCCGGATCACAATCCCAATCCGGAACAAAGTATTATTAAAGAGCAAAGAGCCGAGCGCATTAGAATGGTAATAGAAAAATTATCGCCCAAATACCGCCAGCTTATTGAACTTCGCTATTTTGAAGAGTTAAGCTACGAAGAAATTGCAGAGCAGTTAGATATTCCTTTGGGCACAGTAAAAGCCCAGCTTTTTAGGGCAAAAGATATGCTCTATTCTCTACTAAAAGTTACTCAAGAAAAATATTGA
- a CDS encoding glycosyltransferase: protein MNEAVLHYCLPIQIVCIAFLLFHYVRRKLPATPTMLPQQNHEPISIIICAHNEAKNLEENLPRILAQQHLEATVIVVNDRSTDHTADVLATLASTHPQLHIIEVSEAEKNIPGKKLLLLKALQAATTEKIIVTDADCFPASTLWAAHMSTYLNGNTRLVLGFSPFYQQRSLLNKFIRFEATQTAWLYFSEAAQGNAYMGVGRNMAFYKSDFLQWFQNTTHAIAGGDDDLFVNATATQNNVALCLQPDSFVFTHAATSWQIFFRQKARHVQAAYYYKKQDQLLLFLFALAQFLTIAIPICSILHLPLLMLSIPLWLTLQTALSFKAYKKFAQTDLVKWIPLLQLIFIFYLLIVFLLSLLKGKKTWN, encoded by the coding sequence ATGAACGAAGCCGTTCTACATTATTGCTTACCGATACAAATAGTGTGCATAGCATTTCTTCTTTTCCATTATGTAAGAAGAAAATTACCTGCTACACCAACCATGCTACCACAGCAGAATCATGAACCCATTTCAATTATTATTTGCGCTCATAACGAAGCTAAAAACCTCGAAGAAAATCTGCCACGTATATTAGCCCAACAACATTTGGAGGCTACCGTAATTGTGGTAAACGATCGCAGTACCGACCATACCGCAGATGTACTTGCAACATTAGCAAGCACACATCCTCAGCTACATATTATTGAAGTAAGCGAAGCAGAAAAAAACATACCGGGCAAAAAATTACTATTGCTAAAAGCATTGCAAGCAGCCACTACCGAAAAAATAATAGTAACCGATGCCGACTGCTTTCCGGCAAGTACCCTGTGGGCTGCACACATGAGCACCTACCTCAATGGCAATACAAGGTTGGTGTTGGGTTTTTCGCCTTTTTACCAACAAAGAAGTTTACTCAATAAATTTATTCGCTTCGAAGCCACCCAAACCGCTTGGCTTTACTTTTCTGAAGCCGCACAAGGAAATGCGTATATGGGCGTTGGCAGAAATATGGCTTTCTACAAAAGCGATTTTTTGCAATGGTTCCAAAACACTACGCATGCCATTGCTGGTGGCGATGACGATTTGTTTGTAAATGCCACTGCTACTCAAAACAATGTGGCATTGTGCCTGCAACCCGATAGCTTTGTATTTACACATGCAGCTACATCGTGGCAAATATTTTTTAGGCAAAAAGCAAGGCATGTACAAGCTGCCTATTACTATAAAAAACAGGATCAACTACTGCTGTTTTTATTTGCGCTTGCACAATTTCTAACAATAGCCATTCCTATTTGCAGCATTTTGCACTTACCTTTGCTTATGCTAAGTATTCCTCTTTGGCTAACATTGCAAACTGCTTTGTCTTTCAAAGCCTACAAAAAGTTTGCTCAAACAGACTTAGTGAAGTGGATACCGCTCTTGCAACTAATTTTCATTTTCTATCTATTGATTGTTTTTTTATTATCGCTTCTTAAAGGGAAGAAAACTTGGAACTGA
- the tgt gene encoding tRNA guanosine(34) transglycosylase Tgt has product MSFTINAKDAGSKARAGVLETAHGAIETPIFMPVGTLGGVKAVHFKELESEVQAQIILGNTYHLYLRPGTDVLQQAGGLHRFNGWAKPILTDSGGYQVYSLADMRKIKEEGATFRSHIDGSKHLFTPEGVMDIQRKIGADIIMAFDECTPYPCDYRYAKKSMELTHRWLERCVKRFSETSPLYGYEQMLFPIVQGSTYSDLRKISAEFIASQNMKGNAIGGLSVGEPAEEMYAMTEEVCAILPSDKPRYLMGVGTPANILECIALGVDMFDCVMPTRNARNGMLFTSQGVINIKNEKWKSDFSSIDENSTSPLVRNTSKAFLRHLFQSGEILGGMIASVNNLSFYLKMVKEARSKILEGTFAAWKNEMTVKFMQRL; this is encoded by the coding sequence ATGAGTTTTACCATAAATGCAAAAGATGCCGGTAGCAAAGCCAGAGCCGGGGTTTTAGAGACGGCACATGGAGCCATAGAAACACCCATTTTTATGCCTGTGGGTACGTTGGGCGGAGTTAAGGCGGTGCACTTTAAAGAGTTGGAAAGCGAAGTGCAGGCACAAATAATTTTAGGCAATACCTATCACCTCTATTTGCGCCCGGGTACCGATGTGTTGCAGCAGGCAGGCGGCTTACACCGTTTTAACGGTTGGGCCAAACCTATACTTACCGATAGTGGAGGTTATCAAGTATATTCCCTTGCCGATATGCGAAAAATTAAAGAAGAAGGTGCCACTTTTCGCTCGCATATTGATGGTTCAAAGCATCTTTTTACGCCCGAAGGTGTAATGGATATTCAGCGTAAAATAGGAGCCGATATTATAATGGCATTCGATGAATGCACACCTTACCCGTGCGATTATAGGTATGCCAAAAAGTCTATGGAACTTACGCACCGATGGTTGGAGCGTTGTGTAAAAAGATTTTCGGAAACAAGCCCGCTTTACGGTTATGAGCAAATGCTTTTTCCTATAGTACAAGGCAGTACTTACAGCGATTTGCGGAAAATTTCTGCCGAGTTTATTGCTTCGCAAAATATGAAGGGAAACGCCATTGGCGGTTTAAGCGTGGGCGAGCCGGCAGAAGAAATGTATGCCATGACCGAAGAGGTATGTGCTATATTGCCTTCGGATAAACCGCGCTATCTTATGGGGGTTGGCACACCTGCCAATATATTGGAGTGTATAGCGTTGGGTGTAGATATGTTTGATTGTGTAATGCCTACCAGAAATGCGCGAAACGGCATGTTGTTTACTTCGCAGGGAGTCATCAATATTAAAAACGAAAAATGGAAGAGCGATTTTTCGAGTATAGACGAAAACAGTACCAGCCCATTAGTGCGCAATACTTCTAAAGCATTTTTGCGGCATTTATTTCAGAGTGGCGAAATACTTGGCGGCATGATAGCTTCGGTAAATAATTTGAGTTTCTATTTAAAAATGGTGAAGGAGGCTCGCAGTAAAATTTTAGAAGGCACTTTTGCTGCTTGGAAAAACGAAATGACTGTAAAATTCATGCAACGATTGTAG
- a CDS encoding LptF/LptG family permease, with protein sequence MKILDRYILFKYLGTFFFIISLLIGITVVIDISEKVDNLVESDATLWMIITGYYFSFIPYITALLAPFFALVAVIFFTSQLASRSEIIAILNSGTSFYRMLVPYFVGATILAVGLWYCNNELVPIANKKRLEFERTYIYKRNFAIHFNFHRCIAPGTFIYIENYNPDEANGYKFSIDKFVHDSLVFKLRSSKIEWQKDKKKWRLSNLYTRTRNKDGTETITQAASADSVFSFEPKDFKFTDNLKEEMTTSQLVDYIHYLRQQGLTGDEFFEVERYRRTSSAFSIYILTLIGVSVASRKMRGGMGWHLVLGIGLSALYEVIMKFSITFSTNSTLPPIIGVWIPNIIFAVIAAYLLRKAPK encoded by the coding sequence ATGAAAATTTTAGATCGCTATATTCTCTTTAAATACTTAGGAACTTTCTTCTTTATTATCAGTTTGCTTATTGGCATAACTGTAGTAATAGATATTAGCGAAAAGGTAGATAATTTGGTAGAAAGCGATGCTACACTTTGGATGATTATTACCGGATATTATTTCAGTTTTATACCTTACATTACGGCATTGCTGGCACCTTTCTTTGCATTGGTGGCAGTAATATTTTTTACCTCGCAGTTGGCGAGTCGCTCCGAAATTATTGCCATTTTAAATAGCGGAACCAGTTTCTACCGCATGTTGGTTCCTTACTTCGTTGGCGCTACCATTCTTGCTGTTGGGTTGTGGTATTGCAACAACGAGTTGGTGCCTATTGCCAATAAAAAACGCTTAGAGTTTGAGCGCACTTATATCTACAAACGCAATTTTGCCATTCATTTCAATTTTCATAGGTGTATTGCTCCGGGCACTTTTATTTATATTGAAAACTATAATCCCGATGAGGCAAATGGCTACAAATTTTCCATAGATAAGTTTGTGCACGATTCGCTGGTTTTTAAGTTGAGGAGTTCAAAAATTGAATGGCAAAAGGATAAGAAGAAGTGGCGTTTGAGCAATCTTTACACACGCACCAGAAACAAAGATGGTACCGAAACCATTACCCAAGCAGCATCTGCCGATTCGGTGTTTTCGTTTGAGCCTAAGGACTTTAAATTTACCGATAATTTAAAGGAAGAAATGACCACTTCGCAGTTGGTAGATTATATTCACTATTTGCGCCAACAGGGATTAACCGGAGATGAATTTTTTGAAGTAGAGCGCTATCGCAGAACGTCTTCGGCTTTTAGTATTTATATATTAACGCTAATTGGTGTAAGCGTGGCATCGCGGAAAATGCGTGGCGGTATGGGTTGGCATTTGGTGTTGGGAATTGGATTGAGTGCACTCTATGAAGTTATTATGAAATTCTCCATTACGTTTTCAACCAATTCAACCTTGCCGCCAATTATTGGCGTGTGGATTCCTAATATCATTTTTGCTGTAATAGCGGCTTACTTGCTTAGGAAAGCGCCCAAATAG
- a CDS encoding 6-phosphogluconolactonase: protein MTSIEMAIEQEIEKREEAPFVAPDTKYFKSREEFDRALGKDFIKHANKVLERGEKFIVGLSHGQSPAGGYEYIFKNYAALVKPENIIYTFVNSPLSTQVNLTGVTDATAFVRKLYKAGYIKRNQILGSSISRQSLETYIEEFNKTITGYLQKENKTGLDYVFLACSPEGRVAAIERNSKSFDSSEISVLVNYRKEKAMTATPYFLKLSARIAFLATKADKRRPLAWLYSVHGKPNESPSFLRFIDKVEKRMSVFIDDEALTWPQIEVVRETPYGNSIIRIDTATPYKPNAKEKLPVMVMVHGFLGLNSFDGLLASISTQKCIAAAMHYGTIPHDLPPAEYSHHIAKNIDAVVDFFGSKGHPVYLFDHSMGNIYFLMIDRELKEYPAIKKYLRGRIGANPFFGIEAKHALLGFLDTVIMPSMSPKQSLTVRTMLLALRSVIPFDSKKGVRKRGINLTDWLISKDSEMREKIWAASKVRIIELMSEMDSLPHLNRIPIEQALNRLPAKVFAIQTHSALEQSIAFDNQKGLINFPKYNIPVLILKSEHDGVAKFVPEIYQGRNIQVVDVTNAQEHDLFREHLFFMVYPEQATQIIENFIAKTEAEKRAEEN from the coding sequence ATGACGAGTATTGAAATGGCCATTGAGCAGGAAATTGAAAAGCGTGAAGAAGCTCCTTTTGTTGCACCAGATACTAAGTATTTTAAAAGTCGCGAAGAGTTTGACAGAGCTTTAGGGAAAGACTTCATAAAACATGCCAACAAAGTATTAGAGCGGGGCGAAAAATTTATTGTGGGTTTATCGCACGGGCAATCTCCGGCAGGAGGTTATGAATATATTTTTAAAAACTATGCTGCGCTTGTAAAACCCGAAAACATTATTTACACCTTTGTAAATTCACCACTAAGCACCCAGGTCAACTTAACCGGAGTTACAGACGCTACCGCCTTTGTAAGAAAATTATACAAGGCAGGGTATATTAAACGCAACCAAATTCTTGGTTCTTCTATTTCGCGCCAATCGTTAGAAACATATATAGAAGAGTTCAACAAAACCATTACCGGATACCTGCAAAAAGAAAATAAAACAGGTTTAGATTATGTGTTTCTGGCATGCAGCCCCGAAGGCAGGGTCGCAGCTATTGAGCGCAATTCTAAGTCTTTCGATTCTTCAGAAATATCGGTATTGGTAAATTACAGAAAGGAGAAAGCCATGACTGCCACTCCTTACTTCTTGAAACTTTCGGCACGCATTGCCTTTTTAGCAACCAAAGCCGATAAACGCAGACCCTTAGCATGGCTCTATTCTGTTCATGGAAAACCCAACGAAAGCCCCAGTTTTTTACGATTTATTGATAAGGTTGAAAAGCGCATGAGTGTTTTTATTGACGATGAAGCACTTACTTGGCCACAAATTGAGGTGGTGCGCGAAACACCTTACGGCAACAGTATTATCCGCATAGATACCGCCACTCCATACAAGCCCAATGCCAAAGAAAAATTGCCTGTAATGGTAATGGTTCATGGATTTTTGGGACTTAACTCGTTTGACGGTTTACTGGCAAGCATTTCTACACAAAAATGTATTGCAGCCGCCATGCATTACGGCACTATTCCTCACGATTTGCCTCCGGCAGAATACTCGCACCATATTGCTAAAAACATAGATGCCGTAGTAGATTTTTTTGGCAGCAAAGGGCATCCGGTATATCTCTTTGACCATTCTATGGGCAACATTTACTTTTTAATGATAGACCGTGAACTTAAAGAGTATCCTGCCATAAAAAAATACCTGCGTGGCAGAATTGGCGCCAACCCATTTTTTGGTATAGAAGCCAAACACGCGCTGCTCGGATTTTTAGATACGGTAATTATGCCATCTATGTCGCCCAAGCAAAGCCTAACTGTGCGAACCATGCTACTGGCATTGCGCAGTGTTATTCCTTTCGATTCTAAAAAAGGCGTACGAAAAAGAGGCATTAACCTTACCGACTGGCTTATTAGCAAAGATTCCGAAATGCGCGAAAAAATCTGGGCCGCTTCTAAAGTGCGCATCATAGAATTGATGAGCGAAATGGATTCGCTGCCGCACTTAAACAGAATACCAATTGAACAAGCGCTGAATAGGCTTCCGGCAAAGGTGTTTGCTATCCAAACCCATTCTGCATTGGAGCAATCTATTGCTTTCGATAATCAAAAAGGCTTAATCAATTTCCCCAAATACAATATTCCGGTATTGATACTAAAAAGCGAACACGATGGCGTAGCAAAATTTGTTCCCGAAATTTACCAAGGAAGAAATATTCAAGTAGTGGATGTAACCAATGCACAAGAGCACGATTTATTTCGCGAGCATTTATTCTTTATGGTATATCCCGAACAAGCCACTCAAATTATCGAGAATTTCATTGCCAAAACCGAGGCCGAAAAAAGAGCAGAAGAAAACTAA
- a CDS encoding dehydrogenase, which produces MIYRSKAPLRLGLAGGGTDVSPYSDLYGGAILNATIGMYAYATIKPTSDRKIRLNAIDRNESYTLNSITELELNGKLDLAKGVYNRIVRNFTKQPLSFELTTYVDAPPGSGLGSSSTLVVAMLGAFVEWLKLPLGEYDIAHLAYSIEREDLAMAGGKQDQYAATFGGVNYMEFYASDKVIVNPLRIKEKYLHELENNLILFFTETSRLSSEIIEKQRENVKQKNEKSIEAMHSLKEQSLMMKEALLTGEVDRIGEILHYGWQHKKAMASGISNPLIDEIYETAMQAGATGGKVSGAGGGGFMFFYAPYNNRYAVIEALQKFGGKTMRYSFTNHGLTSWTI; this is translated from the coding sequence ATGATTTACAGAAGTAAAGCACCGCTCAGGTTGGGTTTAGCCGGAGGCGGAACCGATGTTAGCCCTTATTCTGATTTATATGGTGGAGCTATTTTAAATGCCACCATAGGCATGTATGCATACGCCACCATTAAGCCTACCAGCGATAGAAAAATTCGCTTAAATGCTATAGATAGAAACGAGTCTTATACCCTTAATTCTATCACCGAATTAGAACTAAACGGCAAACTAGATTTAGCCAAAGGCGTGTATAATCGTATTGTGCGTAACTTTACAAAGCAGCCGCTTTCATTTGAACTCACTACTTATGTAGATGCACCTCCGGGCAGCGGCTTAGGTTCGTCTTCTACTTTGGTGGTAGCTATGCTGGGTGCATTTGTAGAATGGTTAAAATTACCATTGGGCGAATACGATATTGCACACCTAGCATATAGCATAGAGCGCGAAGATTTAGCAATGGCGGGCGGCAAGCAAGATCAATATGCTGCTACTTTTGGCGGTGTAAACTATATGGAGTTTTATGCAAGCGATAAAGTAATTGTGAATCCACTGCGCATTAAAGAGAAATACCTGCATGAGTTAGAAAATAATCTAATACTGTTCTTTACGGAAACCAGCCGCCTTTCGAGCGAAATCATAGAAAAGCAACGCGAAAACGTAAAGCAGAAAAACGAAAAAAGCATCGAGGCCATGCACAGCCTTAAAGAACAAAGCCTTATGATGAAAGAAGCATTGCTAACTGGCGAAGTAGATAGAATTGGCGAAATATTGCACTATGGCTGGCAACATAAAAAAGCAATGGCAAGCGGCATTTCTAATCCGCTTATAGATGAAATTTACGAAACCGCCATGCAAGCCGGAGCTACCGGAGGCAAGGTGTCGGGAGCCGGAGGTGGTGGATTTATGTTTTTTTATGCACCGTACAACAACCGATACGCAGTTATTGAAGCCTTGCAAAAGTTTGGCGGCAAAACCATGCGCTATTCTTTCACCAATCATGGTTTAACAAGTTGGACTATATAA
- the clpX gene encoding ATP-dependent Clp protease ATP-binding subunit ClpX gives MKKEAEPYCSFCTRKKKDVQILVSGVEAHICESCIAQAQQIVQEELFPKAKQTAKQPALTSFKPKDIFHHLNQYIIGQEEAKKVIAVAVYNHYKRINQAKTNDDVEIEKSNILLAGHTGTGKTLMAKTIAKFLNVPFAIADATVFTEAGYVGEDVESIISRLLQACNYDVPQAERGIIYIDEIDKIARKGDNPSITRDVSGEGVQQGMLKLLEGSEVLVPPQGGRKHPEQKLVKIDTSNILFICGGAFEGIDKLIAARLNRSKVGFKKNADKEKVQTDNFLQHISAADMRSFGLIPELIGRLPVITYLNPLSREALLAILTEPKNAITKQYKKLFKAEGIVLKFEQGALDFIVDKAIELDLGARGLRSICEAIMNEAMFELPSEKGVKEFSVTREYAENQYDRKPATKLKVA, from the coding sequence ATGAAAAAAGAAGCCGAACCATATTGTTCCTTTTGCACCCGCAAAAAGAAAGATGTTCAAATTTTAGTATCAGGCGTAGAAGCCCATATCTGCGAAAGTTGCATTGCACAAGCACAGCAAATTGTGCAAGAAGAGTTGTTCCCCAAAGCCAAGCAAACCGCCAAGCAACCGGCTTTAACTTCCTTTAAACCCAAAGATATTTTTCATCACTTAAACCAATATATTATTGGGCAGGAAGAAGCAAAAAAAGTAATTGCTGTAGCTGTATATAATCACTATAAACGCATCAACCAAGCTAAAACCAACGATGATGTTGAAATAGAAAAATCCAATATTTTACTGGCAGGGCACACCGGTACGGGTAAAACACTCATGGCTAAAACTATAGCCAAGTTTTTAAATGTACCTTTTGCCATAGCCGATGCTACCGTTTTTACCGAAGCGGGATATGTGGGCGAAGATGTAGAGAGCATTATTTCGCGCCTGCTGCAAGCCTGCAACTACGATGTGCCACAGGCAGAGCGCGGCATTATTTATATTGATGAAATAGATAAAATTGCCCGCAAAGGCGATAACCCTTCTATTACGCGCGATGTAAGTGGCGAAGGTGTGCAGCAAGGCATGTTAAAGCTATTGGAAGGCTCCGAAGTATTAGTGCCACCACAAGGAGGCAGAAAACATCCGGAACAAAAATTAGTAAAAATAGACACCTCCAATATCTTGTTTATTTGCGGAGGCGCATTTGAAGGTATAGATAAACTTATTGCGGCACGCCTAAACCGCTCTAAAGTGGGTTTTAAAAAGAATGCCGATAAAGAAAAGGTGCAAACAGATAATTTCTTGCAGCACATCTCTGCTGCCGATATGCGTTCGTTTGGCTTAATTCCGGAACTTATTGGTCGCCTTCCGGTAATTACCTACTTAAATCCTCTAAGCCGCGAAGCCTTATTGGCAATTCTTACCGAGCCTAAAAATGCAATTACCAAGCAGTATAAAAAGTTGTTTAAAGCAGAAGGTATTGTTTTAAAGTTTGAGCAAGGAGCACTCGATTTTATTGTAGATAAAGCCATAGAACTCGATTTGGGAGCGCGCGGTTTACGCAGTATTTGCGAAGCTATTATGAACGAAGCCATGTTTGAATTGCCATCGGAGAAAGGCGTAAAAGAATTTTCGGTTACCCGCGAGTATGCCGAAAACCAATACGACCGCAAGCCCGCAACCAAACTTAAAGTGGCTTAA
- the ruvB gene encoding Holliday junction branch migration DNA helicase RuvB: MNSNLDPNRSNISSDMEIERALRPRQIAEFTGQPQIIENLFVFIGAAKMRGEALDHVLLHGPPGLGKTTLSHIVANEMGVNIKVTSGPILEKPGDLAGLLTNLEPNDVLFIDEIHRLSTVVEEYLYSAMEDYKIDIMIDSGPSARSVQISLNPFTLVGATTRSGLLTAPLRSRFGITCRLEYYDAEVLKNILLRSAAILNVTIDPKAALEIARRSRGTPRIANLLLRRVRDFAQVKGTGDITLDIAKFSLEALNVDQHGLDEMDNRILAAIIEKFKGGPVGITTIATAVGEEPGTIEEVYEPFLIKEGFIKRTPRGREATEVAYKHLGKTPPSVTGGLFEWTE; this comes from the coding sequence ATGAATTCAAATCTCGATCCCAACCGAAGCAATATTTCTTCCGATATGGAAATAGAGCGCGCACTCCGTCCGCGCCAAATTGCTGAATTTACAGGGCAGCCACAGATTATAGAAAACCTGTTTGTATTTATAGGAGCCGCTAAAATGCGTGGCGAAGCTTTAGATCACGTACTGTTGCACGGCCCTCCGGGATTGGGAAAAACAACCCTTTCGCACATTGTGGCAAACGAAATGGGCGTAAACATTAAAGTAACCTCCGGCCCCATACTCGAAAAGCCGGGCGACTTGGCAGGTTTGCTCACCAACTTAGAGCCCAACGATGTATTGTTTATAGATGAAATTCACCGCCTAAGCACTGTAGTAGAGGAATATCTCTACAGCGCCATGGAAGACTATAAAATAGACATCATGATAGATTCGGGGCCGAGTGCACGCTCCGTTCAAATTTCGCTCAATCCTTTTACACTGGTAGGAGCTACCACCCGCAGCGGTTTGCTTACTGCTCCCTTGCGTTCTCGCTTTGGCATCACCTGCCGTTTAGAGTATTACGATGCCGAGGTGCTCAAGAATATTTTATTGCGCTCTGCTGCCATTTTAAATGTAACTATAGATCCCAAAGCTGCATTGGAAATAGCACGTAGAAGCAGAGGCACACCGCGTATTGCTAATTTATTGTTGCGCAGAGTACGCGATTTTGCTCAAGTAAAAGGCACTGGCGATATAACCTTAGATATTGCTAAGTTTTCGCTCGAAGCATTAAATGTAGATCAGCACGGATTAGACGAAATGGATAACCGCATTCTTGCTGCCATTATCGAAAAATTTAAAGGCGGTCCCGTAGGTATTACCACCATTGCCACAGCCGTGGGCGAAGAGCCTGGAACCATAGAAGAGGTATATGAACCTTTTCTTATTAAAGAAGGTTTTATTAAGCGAACCCCGCGCGGCAGAGAAGCTACAGAGGTAGCTTACAAGCACTTAGGCAAAACGCCACCATCGGTTACCGGAGGCTTGTTTGAATGGACTGAGTAA